The genomic region GCTCGCGGGCGAACCTTCGCACGTCGGTGGGACTGTCCCCGTCGTAGGAACTCGGCGCGACATCGGCCAGTGGCACGGCCTCGGTCAGCGCGACCGCGGACCGAAGTTGGTCGTGGCCCAGCGCCTTGGTGGGCGACAGGTAGAGCACGCGGGCGCGCGAATCCGTCTTCAGGGCGGTCAGTATCGGCAGCTGGTAGGCCAGCGACTTGCCCGACGCGGTACCGGTGGACAACACCACGTGGCGTCCGGCGTGGGCCAGGTCGGCCGCGGCGCGCTGATGCGACCACGGACCCGCGATACCCCGATCATGGAACGCTCGCACTACATCTGGATGGGCCCACGGTGGCCATGCCTGGGGGCGGCCCTGACGGGCCGGCAGATCGGCCACGTGGCGCAACGGATTCTGCCCCCCGCTCGCCGTGCCTTCGACCGCGCAGGCGAGCAACTCGCGGCCGAAATCAGCCATCGGATGCCTCCCACAGACCGGTTGTAGGGGAATTGTTCCCCACTTGCGTGCCTCCAGACTGTCGCCGCAGCCCGGAACATGATTGACTAAGCGCGGTCGCAGCTTCTGTGTTCGTGTATAAGCACTCGCAGGAACGACGTTGCGATCGCGGTTCCTGCGAGGGTTGTAGGTCGGGTCGAGTTCCGAACACTCCACGAAGGTATGGCGGTCGGAACCGGCCCGGTGCACCGATACGCGGTGGACCGCACCCGGTGAATAAGAGAAGGAAAAAACAGGAAATGCCACAGGGAACTGTGAAGTGGTTCAACGCGGAGAAGGGCTTCGGCTTCATCGCCCCGGAGGACGGCTCCGCTGATGTGTTTGTCCACTACACGGAGATCCAGGGGAACGGTTTCCGCACCCTGGAAGAGAACCAGAAGGTCGAGTTCGAGGTTGGCCAGAGCCCCAAGGGGCCGCAGGCCACGGGCGTCCGGACCATCTAGCTAGACCCCGATCCAAGGCAACACCCCGCGTACTTCCGATTCGGAACGGCGCGGGGTGTTCGCATTTGTCGGCGCACTGCGGCCCGCCGGGGACGCAGTTGCGCCCGACTGGCCTACTGTCGATCTGTGAGCCAGCTGTCGTTCTTCTCGGCTGAATCGGTGCCGCCCGCGGTCGCCGATCTCACCGGGCTGCTCGCCGCGCCGGGGCAGGTTGTGCTGGTCGGCGGGCCTGAAGAGCAGGGTGCCCGGCTGTCGGTGGTCGTCGATGCGGTGTGGCGCGCCGAGGGACTGGCCGAGATGATCATCGACGCCGGTCTGGAGCCCGAGGTCTCCCGGACCGACGAGAACACGCCGCTGGTGCGCACCACGGTGGACGCACGGTTGGTGCCGATCGCCCGCGACTGGACGCGCGGCGCCGTCAAGACCGTGCCGCCGCAGTGGCTGCCCGGTCCGCGCGAACTGCGGGCCTGGACGCTGGCCGCCGGCACCCCAGAGGCCGACCGGTATCTCCTGGGGCTGGACCCGCACGCACCCGATACGTACTCGCCGCTGGCGTCGGCGATGATGCGGGTGGGAATCGCACCGACGCTGATCGGCACTCGCGGCTCGCATCCGGCGCTGCGAATCAGTGGCCGGCGACGGCTATCGCGCCTGGTAGAGAACGTGGGGGAACCGCCGGGTCACGTGGAGGCGTTCCACCGGTGGCCGCGTATCTGAGGGTCGTGAACAGGGGGGTCAGTTTGCGTCGGCCCGCGGGGGATGCGAAATTGTCTGTTGCCGTCCACGTCGGCGGGCCGCCTCGGTGCGGTTCCCGGCCTGGTGGGCGGATGAAGAAGTGGAGTGTACTGACAGGTGGCTGACGGGGACGGCAGCAAGAGCGGTCGCAGCGGCAACGTCCGGCGGCTGGTGATTGTCGAGTCGCCGACCAAGGCGCGCAAGATCGCCGGCTACCTGGGCTCCAACTACATCGTCGAGTCGTCTCGCGGGCACATCCGCGACCTGCCGCGCGCCGCGGCCGACGTGCCCGCGAAGTACAAGTCAGAGCCATGGGCACGTCTCGGGGTGAACGTCGACGCCGACTTCGAACCGCTCTACATCATCAGCCCGGACAAGAAGAGCACCGTCGCAGAGCTCAAGGACAAGCTCAAGAACGTCGACGAGCTGTATCTGGCCACCGACGGTGACCGGGAGGGCGAGGCCATCGCCTGGCATCTACTGGAGACGCTCAAGCCGCGCATCCCCGTCAAGCGGATGGTGTTCCACGAGATCACCGAGCCCGCCATCCGCGCCGCCGCCGAGGATCCGCGCGAACTGGACAACGACCTCGTCGACGCCCAGGAGACCAGGCGCATCCTGGACCGCCTGTACGGCTACGAGGTCAGCCCCGTGCTGTGGAAGAAGGTCGCGCCGAAGTTGTCGGCAGGCCGGGTGCAGTCGGTCGCCACGCGCATCATCGTGCAGCGCGAGCGCGAGCGGATGGCGTTCCGCAGCGCGGGCTACTGGGACGTCACCGCTGAACTCGACGCCAGCGTCTCCGACCCGCAGGCCACCCCGC from Mycobacterium sp. IDR2000157661 harbors:
- a CDS encoding cold-shock protein; this encodes MPQGTVKWFNAEKGFGFIAPEDGSADVFVHYTEIQGNGFRTLEENQKVEFEVGQSPKGPQATGVRTI